In Phragmites australis chromosome 24, lpPhrAust1.1, whole genome shotgun sequence, the following are encoded in one genomic region:
- the LOC133907440 gene encoding F-box protein PP2-A13-like, with the protein MGAWVSGLLGVDGAAAAGPAAVGLGDLPELCVAEVLLRLDPPEICRLARLNHAFRGAAGADFVWEAKLPENYRYLMELVGCGEEGKRRRQRAGKEIYARLARPVPFGDGTKEFWLDKSSGRICMALSSKALVITGIDDRRYWQHMPTSESRFRSVAYLQQIWWFEVVGEVDFCFPVGTYSLYFRVHLGKFYKRFGHRHYSLEHVHGWDKKPVHFQLSTSDGQNAVSQCYLNEPGSWVLYHVGNFVASKPDQLMKLKFSMAQIDCTHTKGGLCVDSVLIYPKGKGFQQERVVRSQK; encoded by the exons ATGGGGGCGTGGGTTTCGGGCCTGCTTGGGGtggacggcgcggcggcggcggggcctgCTGCTGTGGGCCTGGGCGACCTGCCGGAGCTCTGCGTCGCCGAGGTTCTGCTCCGGCTCGACCCGCCGGAGATCTGCCGGCTCGCCCGGCTCAACCACGCGTTCCGCGGCGCCGCGGGGGCGGACTTCGTGTGGGAGGCCAAGCTGCCGGAGAACTACCGGTACCTGATGGAGTTAGTCGGGTGCGGCGAGGAGGGGAAGCGGAGGAGGCAGCGGGCCGGGAAGGAGATCTACGCAAGGCTCGCCAGGCCCGTGCCTTTCGGTGACGGCACGAAG GAATTCTGGCTGGACAAGAGCAGCGGCAGGATTTGTATGGCGTTATCCTCTAAAGCACTGGTGATAACTGGGATTGATGACAGAAGATACTGGCAACACATGCCAACTTCAGAATCAAG ATTCCGATCTGTGGCTTACCTTCAGCAAATCTGGTGGTTTGAGGTGGTTGGGGAAGTTGATTTCTGTTTCCCTGTTGGAACCTATAGCTTGTACTTCAGGGTCCATCTGGGGAAGTTCTATAAGCGATTTGGCCACCGTCATTACAGCTTGGAGCATGTCCATGGTTGGGACAAGAAGCCTGTCCATTTCCAGCTTTCGACCTCAGATGGTCAGAATGCAGTATCTCAATGCTACTTGAATGAGCCAGGGAGCTGGGTCTTGTACCATGTAGGCAATTTTGTGGCCTCAAAGCCTGACCAGCTGATGAAGCTGAAGTTTTCGATGGCGCAGATCGACTGCACACACACAAAAGGAGGTCTGTGCGTTGACTCTGTGCTTATTTATCCGAAGGGGAAGGGATTTCAGCAAGAGAGAGTGGTCAGGTCTCAGAAATGA